The following proteins come from a genomic window of Rutidosis leptorrhynchoides isolate AG116_Rl617_1_P2 chromosome 10, CSIRO_AGI_Rlap_v1, whole genome shotgun sequence:
- the LOC139873558 gene encoding histone H4 — protein sequence MSGRGKGGKGLGKGGAKRHRKVLRDNIQGITKPAIRRLARRGGVKRISGLIYEETRGVLKIFLENVIRDAVTYTEHARRKTVTAMDVVYALKRQGRTLYGFGG from the coding sequence ATGTCAGGAAGAGGAAAAGGAGGAAAGGGATTAGGAAAGGGTGGAGCGAAACGACACCGTAAAGTTCTTCGTGATAACATTCAAGGTATCACTAAACCTGCCATCCGGCGATTGGCTAGACGTGGCGGAGTGAAACGTATCAGCGGTTTGATTTATGAAGAGACACGTGGCGTATTGAAGATATTTTTGGAGAATGTGATTCGTGACGCCGTTACTTACACCGAGCATGCTCGCCGGAAAACCGTTACCGCCATGGATGTCGTTTATGCTTTGAAGCGTCAAGGACGTACTCTCTATGGATTTGGTGGTTAA